The Vicia villosa cultivar HV-30 ecotype Madison, WI unplaced genomic scaffold, Vvil1.0 ctg.000248F_1_1, whole genome shotgun sequence genomic interval ACCTTACAAACTTaaggtaggtagttcttaattgcttgcttacaacaaaacttcaaattacttttcacacctcattttttcaaaaacatctttcaagaccaatactttgtatatattcaAATGATGAATCATTACCAAGTCAAGTTCTTCTACAAACTGTTTTTCTtaacacacactacactttcaAAACATTTCAAGCAAATCAAAAGTGAGTTTAGCAAATAAGAGCCCATGGTTAACCATAGATATAAAGGGTGCTCatacattccctttgtataacttaccccccgaactcattCTCTTTCCAAAAGGTCTTTcatattcttttagccttttctaattggataaaataaaagtcggtggcgactcttgctcaccgcaacattgtttgcgaaatTTAAAGTTAGTTCTACCACCGTATTCCAACATCTGTCTAGCCGACAACAACTCAACaccttcctcttcaggagaagaaaacctcaccgACTTGTCATAACAATTAATATGGACATGGTTATACTCTAACCAGTTCATACCTAAGATCACGTCCAAACCTCTCAACggaaagcaaacaaaatcaaCGACAAAGTCTCTGTCGAAGATCGACACGGGACACTTTAAACACACAAGATAAGTAGTCACTAATCCCTTAGGCAGATTATCAACAACCGTCTCTTTATTCATAGCAAACAACAtaagacccaatctttcaacacaatcagGAGAGATAAAGCTATGAGTaacaccagtatcaataatagtaatcaaagcaatgctattaatgaaacatgtacctctgatgagtgcatcttcactagtggtctgagttcccgacaaggcgAACACCTTTCCACTAGCTTGTTCCTTCTTGGGCTTTTAACACTTAATTCCGATgtgccctcttcaccacagttgaagcaaATCATCTGCTTATGCTTGCACGTAGGTGCCACATGTCCAAGCTCACCATAACGGAAACACCTCATGGCATCAACAGTACACACATTTCTCTTATGACCAGCTTTGCCACACTAGAAACACACAGgaccagcaggagcatctcccccactagtcctCTTGCCCTCAATAGTTTTCTGCTTACTCTTGCCAACTTGAGTATCATAAGGCTTGCCACGACTTTGTTGACTCTTTCCTCGCTTCTCACTAATAAcccgataatgagcattgttgtaCTCCTCATAGATCCGACAACTATCAACCAAATCGGTAAAGACACGAATCTTCTAAAAACTAATTGCCTTCTTGATTTCTGGACGCAATacgttctcaaacttgatgcacttcaaAAATTCACCAGTTGGTCCATCGTAGTGTTGGTAGAATTTAGCCAACTCTCCAAACTTATCAACATACTCAAGGAATTcgatttccttcttgccacgaACATCCTCCGGAAAGTACTTCCTCAAGAACTCCCTACGGAACACAATCCAAGTGATCTCCTCATCTACAGCCTCCAATCTCTGACGAGACTCTAGCCACCAGTCATCAGGCTCGACtactagcatatgagtcccataccgaaccttctaATCTGGAGTAGAGTCCATCACACGGAagattctctcaatctccttTAGCCATGTCAATGCGCCCAGGAGGATCATTTGTGTCCTTGAAGACAAGTGgattctctctttggaaggtagccaaattGCGAGACACAATATTCTCACCAACATTCGGCTAATGTTCCAAATCTTGAGCCATCGCCTCCAAAGCAACAGCAATTGCAGCTTCATCACAACGGAATTCACAAAAACTCTAAAAGTTTAAGTCTTAACATCATGGCCAACATGCCAACAACAAGTCTCCATAAAACAACATCAAATCAAATCATGACAATCATCACAGCGGAATTCACAAAAACTCTAAAAGTTCAAGTCTTAACATCATGGCCAACATGCCAACAACAAGTCTCCATAAAACAACATCAAATCAAATCATGACATATCAACATAAGCAAAGACAAGCAAAcatccccgagtgctacgtatcagagcataaacacCGACTCGAGCAACAAAAGATAAACGACTAATCCACGTCACTACCTGCACAATataaaggaacatatgataatattCATAGCAAGGAAAAGATCATTCCTcgttcaccacttctcatcacaaaacAACTTTTAAACGACAACAATGTTATTAACCAATTATGACAACATAGTCGAATTCACAAGTATATTATCAACAGGTCACAACAAACATCTTATCATCttaacaattcaaatgcaattcatataTAATTCATATGCGACTCAACTTATgcgaatgcatgtggtaccatttagaGTAAAACTCCCATCATCTCAAAAGTTGCCATTGGGCACATCGTTGTTTTTTCCATTATAAGGCCATCGTCACTTTTTGCCATTTTCAGACcatcgtctctttatgcaatggatgtgactcaatgatgcaacatccacacaaacacaacattcacaacatgtCACAACCACTGGACATCATCAATTTAATATTGAAATTCAATGATAACCACACAATCATCACTATTCATAGTAATGCATCgcttcacaatcacgtcgctatgttgtatCACCATACAACAATATCTCGCTTCACAGCAACTATCACAATATCAAACTATATATTTCAAGAAAAACTTACAAAAGTTTTCCAAATGTTTTTCAAACCCTTTTCATTAGTTAAACATTTATTAAAGGGACAAAGCATCAttggtcatcgagggtcatcctTGGAACATTTTATAGtaatttgaagaagaaatttttattcattaatgaTAAAGGGACAAAGCATCCTTGGTACATTTTAAAGGGACAATGGTCatcgagggacaatcgagggtcatcgaagtaCCATTTCTATTCATAGCCTACAAAGGGACAAGGGACGCCCAAGATAGAAAATACTCTCAAGTTTTACAAGGTAGAAAAAAATAGGGAAAGATAGTAAAATCCTAGAGTGATCATCAAAGCTCATTGAGAAGTATCCATGTCATCttgagtcttcttcttcttcagattgaCCTTCTCTAGCTTTTCAGTAATACTTTTCCATGCAGCTTCTTTCGGAGAgagtgcttctgcttcttgctttctcttaTTCTCTCTTGCATACTTGGCAATGGTAACATCCTTCTCTATGAGCCATCCATCTTAGAGGAACAGTAGAGCAAACACAGCCTCAAAGTCATCTTCTTTTCTTTATTGTAACGTGGTGAGGGATTTCTCAATCAAGAAGTCAGCAGGCAACCCAGGTAATCCTCCCTTTGTAACCATGTTCTTCTTAATCTCATCTTTCCTTAATACGGTAAACTTTGCAATCTCATGAGACTTGGGATCTTTTTCCAAACCAGTGAAGGGAATCCTTCTATTAATAGGAAACCCAATGATGCTtgaatattcttccaaggttggtagcAATTGATAATCAGGAAAGCTAAAGCAACGTTACAATGCATTATAGATTTGGATCAATGTAGAAAGGATCCCTTCTTCCATCTTGGTATTGAGGAGATACAATAACCTTCCATACTTGCTACAGAACTTGTCTTGATCAACAAACAAACACCCTAGATTTTCTTCCACCTCTAAACTTTTGAaagtatatttcttggtttttattatttcaagttccattcctataatgtttacaaaacaaaaggttttttttaaatccttgaaagatattatgGTTTTAAAATGCatgaatgaatgaatgcaaacatagcaAAAACATGGGGTTTAagggttcaacgtcacgagcatggagccaaaggtctacccatcccaaaggtgtgtactatggttATTTTGTACCTGCAGATCAAGGTTCTAAAAAGTTCCTAGACTCAAGTAGCTCAACTTGGGGATTATAAAGTTCGTAACATACAAGCTTGTTTGAATAAAATCTCAAGAGAACCTCATCCGAGTGTAGTATCGTGTAACAACTATTTTGGAATTGAATTCAAACACAGTTTCCACACTACTTCCTAATGGCCAAGATTAGTTAAGGTGTTTCTAGGTCCCCAGCTTCTACAACCTAGTTGAATGCAACTATGTACTCCCAAACACACGGTCAACAAAGTTACATCCAAAAAGGCCTCCACTGAGTGATGAACTCAGTAAGTTGCACTCAAATCTGGGTTAGGATTTATCTCCAAAAAGACCTCCACCGAGCGATTTATCTCAGTAAGTTGCACTCAACATCTACGTGTCTTGTTGTTGCTACGATGAAATGTTATTAAGTGGCTGCAATGTTTGTTAATTGTTATGTCACAAAGATGTTGAATGATTAGCATGTGCATTTGGTtggattgttgttgtgttatcaTTATAGTTGGGAAGTAGTAGACGAGGTATTGCTAAACATAACTTGGCGGGACGAAAAATAGAATGCGATAGGGGTGTCTAGATTTGTTGATATCGAATGAATTTtggaggacgaaaatattctaagtaggGGAGAGTTGTAAGACTCCGGTTTTTGCTATTCAACGATTTAGTGTTATTTTGATAAATATGTTGATTTATTGGATGAATTTTCTTTGATGTGATATGATGATTGTGGTATTAGAGGGTATGTATCCCTAGAATACAAGGTAGTGCCTTTGAATTAAAAGTTgcagaattaaataaatataattagttcGTATTATTCTTTTGAATTAATTCATtagaaaattaaatgattaaatatgATTGTAATAAGAATTGttatcaataattaataataataataataataataataataataataagaagaagaagagagtaaATGAGTAAATAGTTAGTGGGCCTATGTTGTGTTAGCATGAGAAATAGTGGAGGTGTGTTTATTAAGCCCAATAGTGAAGTTAAAAGTTAGTAAggagttaaataaaaataagaaaaaaattagaatGGAAAATAGAGAATTTTGAGAGAACGTGAAAAAAGAAGAATTTCGTGAAAGACGAGAAGAGGCACAAAGAGGCTATGGCAAGGATTCCATAGAAAGACAGGAgaaccttcaatccaaggtaagagtGGAGTTCTAACTCTATAAGATTGGGTATGATGATTTGTATGTAGGAATGAGTTTTGAAGTTTTATTGATAACTTATGTTTTGAAGGGGaattatatgaaattaataaaatCGATGCATGTTGATAACGATTGTTGTTGCTATGTGTTGTATGGATATTATATGACTATGAATTCTGGCTTTATTGTTGTGTTTCGTAAAAATTTGTATTTTGACCGTAAAGCAAAGAATTctatgaaatttatgaaattgATCTATGTTACTAATGATTCTTGT includes:
- the LOC131625880 gene encoding uncharacterized protein LOC131625880, with product MLVVEPDDWWLESRQRLEAVDEEITWIVFRREFLRKYFPEDVRGKKEIEFLEYVDKFGELAKFYQHYDGPTGEFLKCINCRIYEEYNNAHYRVISEKRGKSQQSRGKPYDTQVGKSKQKTIEGKRTSGGDAPAGPVCF